In Panthera leo isolate Ple1 chromosome F3, P.leo_Ple1_pat1.1, whole genome shotgun sequence, one genomic interval encodes:
- the CD5L gene encoding CD5 antigen-like, with product MALLFSLILAICTGPGILGSLSRVRLVGGDHRCEGRVEVQQDDEWVTVCDDYWNMDAVAVLCRELDCGEAKKTMSGTVYGPVTPKDQKVFTHLFRCNGIEESLSQCKKEDAIGCSHAEDAGAVCKESVRLADGPGRCQGRVEVKFQGEWSSVCQAGWSFAVAKVVCRQLGCGRATLTRRGCNKATQGQGAIWQRKASCSGQEVSLQYCLSEVWEHNCTHNEDVWVECEDPFGLKLVGGRSHCEGRLEVLHKGEWGSVCDDGWGQEADRVVCRQLGCGEPLSPPVKVRRRFGPGAGRIWLDDVNCSGKELSLEQCPHRSWGYHNCNHREDVAVVCEEQQPGLLDA from the exons ccATTTGCACTGGACCTGGCATTTTAG GGTCTTTGTCCAGAGTGCGGCTAGTGGGAGGTGACCACCGCTGTGAAGGTCGTGTGGAGGTGCAGCAGGATGACGAGTGGGTCACCGTGTGTGATGATTACTGGAACATGGACGCTGTGGCCGTGCTGTGCCGGGAGCTGGACTGTGGAGAGGCCAAGAAGACCATGAGTGGCACTGTATATGGACCAGTGACACCAAAGGACCAAAAAGTCTTCACCCACTTGTTCAGATGCAATGGGATCGAAGAAAGCCTGTCTCAGTGTAAGAAGGAAGATGCTATCGGATGCTCCCATGCTGAGGATGCGGGAGCCGTGTGCAAGG AGAGTGTGAGGCTGGCCGATGGCCCCGGGCGCTGCCAGGGCCGAGTGGAGGTGAAGTTCCAAGGGGAGTGGAGCTCTGTGTGCCAAGCAGGCTGGAGCTTTGCAGTCGCCAAGGTGGTGTGCCGGCAGCTGGGGTGTGGACGGGCCACCCTGACCCGGAGAGGCTGCAACAAAGCGACCCAGGGCCAAGGGGCCATCTGGCAGAGAAAGGCGTCATGCTCAGGACAAGAAGTGAGCCTTCAATATTGCCTTTCTGAAGTTTGGGAACACAACTGTACCCACAATGAGGACGTGTGGGTCGAATGTGAAG ATCCCTTTGGCTTGAAGCTGGTAGGAGGACGCAGCCACTGTGAGGGGAGGCTGGAGGTGCTGCATAAGGGCGAGTGGGGCTCTGTCTGCGACGACGGCTGGGGACAGGAAGCAGACCGGGTGGTGTGCAGGCAGCTGGGCTGCGGGGAGCCCCTGTCTCCACCTGTCAAAGTCCGGAGAAGGTTCGGCCCCGGGGCCGGCCGCATCTGGCTGGACGACGTCAACTGCTCGGGGAAGGAGCTGTCCCTGGAGCAGTGCCCACACAGGTCCTGGGGCTACCACAACTGTAACCACAGAGAGGACGTGGCTGTGGTCTGTGAAG AACAGCAGCCTGGCCTACTTGATGCTTGA